AAATACGCCCTTGGCGTTGGCATGCTCGATCACGATCACCGTGAATTCTGCGAGCTTGTAAACCAGCTGCATAAAGCCGATACCGTAGACTTCATCCGCCTCTTTTCAGCCCTTTACGCACAAACCGAAGCGCACTTCAACGAAGAGAAAACCTTAATGCTGAACACCAAGTTTTCAGGCATTAACGAGCACCTTAGCGAACACGCTCGTTTTTTGAGCGAGCTGAAAACAATGGATTTGGCGGTACGCCGAGGCGCCATCATAATGGGGAGACAATTTGCCACCACTATTGTCCCTGAGTGGTTCCTCACCCACATAGCCACCATGGACAAAGCACTGGCCGCTCATGCACATTTATGCAACCCCGCGCAGAAAATTAGCTAAGCCGTCAATCAAACTGTTAATACGCATTGTTTTGCCGCAAGTTACACTCAATTATCCTTTGCTGTGCATGCCCAAGTTGCATTCATAGGCTAGTATGAGGACAAATGTGCCAACAAACGACTGTGGGGAATTTAGCATCAACACCCTAATGAACCAATGTGTTTCCAATAGGCAACGAAACATCCAAGGGCCTTCGTCCCGCCCCAGCGTAGGATTTAAAGAAAAAACATAATGGCATCTGTGATAAAAATACTGTGTAAAAACCTTAACTATACTGCTATTTCCCTTGTAGGGCTGGTATTCGCACTATCGTTTGCAAACCTCTCTTTTGCCTGCACACTCAAAGCGGGAGAATCGGTTCCGACCCTTATGTTCCCACCAAAGTTCAAAGGCAAAGCACCGGCAGAAGAATACAGTTACAAATTACTGCAACTGGTTCTACTTAAATCTGAAGACAGATACGGCCCTTGCGAAGCGCGCCTGTTAAAACTGAACTTACCCATCCGTAGGGTAGAGCGGTACCTGGAAAGCAAGAAGCACGTTGAAGTGATTAATTTCACCGTTACCCAGGCCAGAGACCGACGTTTTATGCCGGTAAAAATCCCTATAGATAAGGGTTTAATGGGTATGCGATTGTCATTCATTCGCAAAGGTGACCAAGAGCGTTTTTCCAACATTAAGGACATTAATCAATTAAAAGTATTAGTCGCAGGCCAAGGCGAATACTGGAAGGATGTCGACATACTGCGGTTTGCGGGGCTAAAGGTAATTGAAAATCATGCGGCTGAACCACTACCGAATATGCTCGCGCACAATCGCTTCGACTATATACCTCGAGGTGCATTACAACTCATTCCCGAATTGAAAATTTACGAGCACCTCCCTATTGAGGTCGAAAAATCCTTTGTTATCAGCTATCCAAGCTTTTCGGCTTACTATGTACACAAAGATAACCAGACGCTCGCCGAGCGCCTTGAATACGGGCTCATTCAAGCTTTTGAAGATGGTAGTTTTGAGCAGTTTTTTAGCACTCACCCCGAAACCGTAGCCGCACTCAACAAAATTCAGCTGGAAACACGCCGCCAATTTAAAATATGCAACCCATTTGCCCCAGCTTGGGTACCCACACATATCGACAAATATTGGATTAGCCCCTGGCCAAAAAGCTTACAAAACAAACAGTGCGTTATCGATCATCAGGAAGGCCCTGCCCTATAGCTCAAAGCCTTGTCATAAAGTATTGACTGAATCCAATTTTATAGGTTTTGATCCATAGCCGTTACGGCCACTGATGTTAACCTAAACCCCGAAAGCGGTGGAGCCCCCATGCCTGCCGAACACATATGTATACGCGGTATTGTTCAAGGGGTTGGCTTCCGGCCAACCGTTTGGCGCCTAGCGCAAACCTACAAGCTACGTGGCTGGGTACTAAACAGCAATCTCGGCGTAGAAATATTCGCATGGGCATCCACCCGTGCTATAGATCAGTTTCTGCAGGAACTACAACACACGCTCCCACCATTAGCTTACCTAGACGCCCTAACGCGCACCCCAATTAAAACGGCGTCCGCAGCCCCCTCAGATTTTACTATTCGGTTCAGCACCTATGGCCAAATAGACACAGGTATCACAGCCGATGCCGCCAGTTGTCAGCACTGCATAGACGACATACACAACCGAGCTAACCGCCGTTACCGCTACCCCTTTACCAATTGCACACACTGCGGTCCTCGCCTGTCAATTGTTGAAGCAATACCCTACGACCGCGGTAACACCAGCATGAAAACCTTCACCCTGTGTAGACAGTGCCAACAGGAATACGACAATCCCGACGACCGCCGCTTTCACGCACAACCCAATGCCTGCCCAAATTGCGGGCCCAAAATGTGGCTGGAAGACCGCCAGGGACGTTTTGTTGATTGCGCACAATATACCGATGAAATCGAAATGGCAGCGGCACTCATTCGCCGAGGTTTGATAGTCGCCGTAAAGGGTATTGGCGGTATTCAGCTGGCCTGTGACGCCAGTAACGAAGATGCTGTGCGCGAACTTAGGACCCGTAAATTCCGCCGCCACAAGGCCTTAGCATTGATGGCTCAGGACATAGACATGGTGCGCCAATTTGCTACCGTTAACGCAGCAGAAAAGGCGCTCCTTCTTTCAACCGCCAGCCCAATAGTTGTCGTGCAAAAATCAGGGCTCGCGGTTGCACAAAACATCGCCTTCGAACAAAACACCCTGGGTTTTATGCTGCCGTCTTCCCCCCTGCACGTATTACTAATGAAGAATATGACTTCACCCATTGTGCTAACCTCCGGGAATCGCAGCGAAGAACCCCAAGTAATCAATAATGAAGACGCTCTTCAGCAGTTAAATCAAATTGCAGACTACTTCCTACTACACGACCGCCCTATCGTCAGCCGTCTAGATGATTCCGTCGTAATCATCAGTGCAGACAAACCCCGAGTTCTGCGTCGCGCTCGCGGATATACGCCGAAACAACTCCAGCTTCCAGAAGGGTTTGGCGACTCCACGGGTATTTTGGCCATGGGCGCAGACCTAAAAAATACCTTTTGTATACTAAAAAACGGCAAAGCCATTGTCTCCCAGCACATTGGTGACCTTGAAAACTTAAAAACCCACCAAGAGTATCAACACAACTTACTCCTGTATCGGCAACTTTATGATTTTGAACCCGAGCTGATAGCTTTCGACAAACACCCCGGTTACCACTCCAGTAAGCTCGGTCAATCACTAGCAAAAAACAACCTCAAAAGGACTGTGAAGGTTCAGCACCATCATGCCCACATCGCCAGCTGTATGGCTGAGCACGGTATACCGCGGGAAGCACCTCCGGCTCTAGGTATTGCTCTGGATGGATTAGGCTTTGGTGACGACGGCACTCTCTGGGGGGGTGAGTTTTTATTGACTAACTACACATCGTGCCAGCGACTAGCATCGTTCAACCCCGTTGCCATGCCCGGGGGTAGTCAATCGAATATCGAACCCTGGCGCAATACCTTCGCCCAGTTAGTCGCCACCGGCAGATGGCAGGCAATTCAAAAAAAATACTCGCAAGTCGACATTGTGCGCTTCCTGCAAAAACAACCGCTTGCGTTAATGGAGTCGATGATAAAGGCAAATATCAACAGCCCCCTAAGCTCTTCTGCCGGACGACTGTTTGACGCTGTGGCCGCCGCCTTAAACATCTGTAGACAAAAGAATAATTTTGAAGGGCAGGCAGCCATGGCACTGCAAGCGACCGCGACCAGTGAATTTGGTGCGCAGCGTTCACACGCGTATGCCTTCAGTATTCAACAACATGAAACCCGCTTGGTGATCGACTGGACGCCACTTTGGCTCGAACTCTTAGAAGACTTGGCTAATGCAATACCCAACACGAAAATTGCTGCGCGCTTTCATCACAGCGTTGTCAACGCCGTCGTGGCGGTTGTAGAAAAACTCTTAAGTACACACGTATTTAATAAGGTTGTACTCAGCGGGGGTGTAATGCAAAACCCATTACTGCTAGAACAGATAAATACCAGCCTAACGAACAAAAATATTTGTGTATTGATCCCGGAGAAATTTCCGGCCAACGATGGAGGCTTATCTCTGGGCCAAGCGGTGATAGCCGCCGCACAGCGTAGTCGATAAATATTATCGCCAAGAAGAACCTCTAATTTACCAGGATGCAATGGTGTTCGTACTCCAATGTGACAACACGAGAAAATCCAGTAAAACAAACGCCTAAACAATACAAGTTCTTACCTCGGAAGGCACAAAAATTCTATAATGGTTCCAGTGACTATTAGTTATCATAAACTTATTGTATAGTTTGCCCGACGCAGAGCGTTGTATACCTGCATAGCAGAAACTAAGTCTGAAAAATAAAAATACATTAGCAGTACTTTATTCCGGTAATTATTCGACTTTTCACGCGGTTTAAACCGCTTTCGGATCAACACTTTTCTACGCCGGGTAGCACATATAAATAATAAAAAAACCTATGTAGCTACGATAGTAACACCCAAAAAAACACTCATTTAGTACTACGTAGTACTACGCGGCTCATTTTATCCGCTTCATAACCGCAGGCCATCATCTAAGTAATAGATTTTTTACGGACATACTCGTATGCCTTACGT
The Teredinibacter franksiae DNA segment above includes these coding regions:
- a CDS encoding bacteriohemerythrin, whose protein sequence is MTTLLDTLNPKYALGVGMLDHDHREFCELVNQLHKADTVDFIRLFSALYAQTEAHFNEEKTLMLNTKFSGINEHLSEHARFLSELKTMDLAVRRGAIIMGRQFATTIVPEWFLTHIATMDKALAAHAHLCNPAQKIS
- the hypF gene encoding carbamoyltransferase HypF, which gives rise to MPAEHICIRGIVQGVGFRPTVWRLAQTYKLRGWVLNSNLGVEIFAWASTRAIDQFLQELQHTLPPLAYLDALTRTPIKTASAAPSDFTIRFSTYGQIDTGITADAASCQHCIDDIHNRANRRYRYPFTNCTHCGPRLSIVEAIPYDRGNTSMKTFTLCRQCQQEYDNPDDRRFHAQPNACPNCGPKMWLEDRQGRFVDCAQYTDEIEMAAALIRRGLIVAVKGIGGIQLACDASNEDAVRELRTRKFRRHKALALMAQDIDMVRQFATVNAAEKALLLSTASPIVVVQKSGLAVAQNIAFEQNTLGFMLPSSPLHVLLMKNMTSPIVLTSGNRSEEPQVINNEDALQQLNQIADYFLLHDRPIVSRLDDSVVIISADKPRVLRRARGYTPKQLQLPEGFGDSTGILAMGADLKNTFCILKNGKAIVSQHIGDLENLKTHQEYQHNLLLYRQLYDFEPELIAFDKHPGYHSSKLGQSLAKNNLKRTVKVQHHHAHIASCMAEHGIPREAPPALGIALDGLGFGDDGTLWGGEFLLTNYTSCQRLASFNPVAMPGGSQSNIEPWRNTFAQLVATGRWQAIQKKYSQVDIVRFLQKQPLALMESMIKANINSPLSSSAGRLFDAVAAALNICRQKNNFEGQAAMALQATATSEFGAQRSHAYAFSIQQHETRLVIDWTPLWLELLEDLANAIPNTKIAARFHHSVVNAVVAVVEKLLSTHVFNKVVLSGGVMQNPLLLEQINTSLTNKNICVLIPEKFPANDGGLSLGQAVIAAAQRSR